The Candidatus Peregrinibacteria bacterium sequence TCGAGGAAATAGAATTTGAAATTCATCCATCTGACGTACGTGTCGATGTATTTCGTTCATCGGGTCCGGGTGGACAATCAGTAAACACCACCGATTCCGCAGTCAGACTCACGCATATTCCCACAGGCGTGACGGTAAGTTGCCAAGATGAGAAATCTCAGCTCAAGAATAAAACGAAAGCATTTCGCATTCTTCGTGCGCGCCTTCATCAAGCGGCAGAAGAGAAGCGGATGAAGGAAGAAGGAGAGAAGCGTCTTGCGCAAATTGGTTCTGGAGATCGAAGCGAAAAAATCCGTACCTATAATTTCCCGCAAGATCGCGTGACGGATCATCGCATTCATGAGAATTTCTCAAACATTCCCGCGATTATGGATGGAGATTTTGACGATATTGTTCATGCGCTTACCGAGGCGGAAAACTTGGAGAGGCTGAAGGGAAGCGGGGGAAAGTGAATGGTCGATGTGAAAATTCAGTGTATTCACCAAAAACAGGAATACATTTTTTAGAAGGTACTCCTGTTTCATGGTAATAAACTCTTTTTCTTAATAACAATTATTTAAGTATCGTACAAATTCAGAATTGGCAATGTCTTTTTCTGTTGATGTATTACAGATAGAAAAGCTTTCGGTTTTACCGTTAGTAAATGTAATCACAGCAGTGTTCCCTTTCGGTGCCTCAAAACTTACAACTTTTGTATTGTTGTCTTTCATATACGTAGTTATTCCTTTAAAAGCTTCTTCTCCAAGAGCTTTTTTAATTACAGACATAAAATAGTTTTGATGCCCCGACTCTCTTCTTTCTACAGCGCCACCAAAGTAAGAAAGTACTTTATTGTTTATAAATGCTTTTATTTGTGTCGGAGTGAAAGAACTTAAAGACCTTTTCTGGGTGGTGGAAGCATCTCGAGGGGATTCAGGAAAATACTTTCGTTCCATAACACCAGGACCTTCCTGCATATCTCTGAAAAGAATTCTTAATATTGGCACTTGCCTACCGTCTTCAACTTCAACTCCAAGACTAACTCCGAAAGGATCTCCTGTAAACATTCCAGCTTCGCTCAATCTGTCTTCTAAAAGACCAAGTCGTTCTTGTCCGATTGCCACTTTTATTTTTGCAGCTGTCTCATCATCAATAGTTCCTGATTTTTCCTTTAAACTCGCGATTATTTCTGGAGAATCGTTTCCTGTTGTCATTTCGAGCATTGCTTGCAAAAGATTTTTTTGTATTTCCTCTTCACGAAGACTTGGTTGATTGCAATAGGAAGAACCGTAAGAAATCCAATTTGAATCGCAAGGATTTACAGCTGTCGCAGTGGCAGAAGGAGGATTGTTATTTTCTGTGTTTTCTTGATGAGTACAAGCAGTAACTAAAGACGCAATCATAAGGAGAAGGGCTATTCGAGAACTCAGCATCGCTCTTGGAAGTTGTACAGAAGCGGCGGAAAAGAACTGGTCTGCCTCCTGAGGAGAAGCTTGAACCTTCGTTGCTCGAGGCATTGCACTTGGAGATTGCAGAGGGACAGAGAAGACCTGGGAGGCATTCGGAGTCGAACTCCATGCCAAGTTTGCTCCTCTGGAGTTCGCTTGTGCTGCACGATCACGATAAGGATCTTTGTTATTATCAAGAGACGCTCTAGCGTTATATGGCGACGTATGCGGAATTTTTGGAGTATTTTCCGAAGGTCGAGAGTAGGAATGAGTAGGAAATTGTCTGTAGTTCTGGTTTCTCATAAATTTACACTATAAAAAGTACGGCATAATAGAATACAAATTTTATCTTGTCAATAGAAAATAATTGTTTTTCTCATACTTTATTGTGGAAATGGGAGATTTTCTGAAAAAATACATCCAGAAAATAATCTAAAATCTAGAATCCAAAATTTAAAATTAATTCCCATGTTTCTCGTTTTTGAAGGTCTCGACGGCAGCGGCTCTACCACGCAAGCAAAACTTCTTGCAGAAAAATTGCGAGCACTCGGAAAAAAAGTCATCCATACGTCCGAACCGACGGATAACGCCGCTGGAAAACTCATTCGTGATGCACTTCAGGGAAAGTGGAAAATTTCGCCAGAAGGCTTGCAACTCCTTTTTTGTGCAGACAGGGCACATCATCTCGAACAAGAAATTCTGCCAGCGTTGAATTCGGACAATATCGTCATTTGTGATCGATATATTTGGAGTACTCTTGCTTATGGTTCCCTGAACACTGATTCTAAATGGCTTCAGGAGCTCAACAAACATTTTCTCAAGCCAGATTTTACGTTTCTTCTTCAGGTTCCTCCCAAAATTTGCCTCGAACGCATTCACAAAAGAGGTCTTCCAAATGAGCTTTTTGAAGAAGAACAGAAACTCAAGAAGGTTTGGGAAACTTATGAAGAACTCGTAATCTTTGAAAAAAACTCGATTGCTCTTGATGGCGAAAGAAAAGAAGAAGAAATTTTAGATGAAGCCTTGGCAATTCTTCGGAAAAAATTTCCTGATGAGTTTTCGGGATAATTTGTGTTTTAAAAGGCGCGACGGCGCCGTCGCGCCTTCTGTCGTTTTCAATAACAAATGGTCATTTCTCTCAAAATCGTATAAACTCTCTGCGCCATGTTATCTTCATCTCATGACCGCCATTCTTCTCGACGGGAAAAAAACTTCGGAAAAACTCCTTGTGGAAGCTGCAAAAAAAATAAAAACGTTTCCAAAAAAATTAAAACTCGTGGTTGTTATGGTTGGGGCTGATCCGGCAAGTCGTGTATATGTACGAAAAAAGCTTGAGGCGTGTCAAAATGTGGGAATTATTTCTGAAAAAGTAGAGTATCCCGAAAGCGTTTCTGAGAAGGAACTTCTCGGGAAAATTCGCGAACTTAATTCGGATGACTCTGTAACAGGGATGATTGTCCAACTCCCATTGCCAAAACACATTTCCACACCGCAGGTTATTCGGGAGATTAATCCCCACAAAGATGTGGATGGATTTCATGCCTATAATCTCGGAAAAATGTTTCTGTCTCCTGAATTCGAGGATCTTCCGCCTGCAACGCCGGGAGGAATCATTCTTTTTCTGGAGGAATATAACATTTCTGTATCAGGAATGAATGTGGTGGTTATTGGCAAATCAAATATTGTGGGAAAACCGATTGCAATTATGCTTCTCAACCGTGAGGCAACGGTGACCGTTTGCCATCGTCATACAAAAAATTTGGCAGAACATACGAAAAATGCAGATATCGTTATCGTTGCCGCTGGAAAGCCAAATTTACTTACAGCTGATATGATTCGAGAAGGGGCAATCGTCATAGATGTGGGGACGAATCATCTTGAAAATGGAAAACTTGTGGGAGATGTCGATTTTGAAAATGTTGCCAAAAAGGCAAAATATATCACTCCAGTTCCCGGTGGAGTTGGTCCGATGACGGTGGCAAAGTTGATACTAAATACCATTCGGGCGTACGAGAGAAGTACAAAGTAAAAAGTACAAAACACAAAATAAAAAGCAATTTTTGAATATTCTATGTTTTTTGTACTTTGTATTTTGTACTTTGTACTCGCTTGACTCCTTCCTCACACTTTCCTACAATTCCTCCGCTCATTACGACCTTGCGGGCATAGCTTAGTTGGTAAAGTCTCGGCCTTCCAAGCCGATTACACGGGTTCGAATCCCGTTGCCCGCTCCATCTTTTTGAAAAAGAGGTTTTTTGAGCGAAGAAGACTAGTACCTCAGGTTTAGAACTTGGCATAGAAAAATGGTGTTCCCGGTGCGACTCGAACGCGCGACCTTCAGGTCCGCAACCTGACGCTCTATCCAACTGAGCTACGGGAACAAAATCAATTACGAATTCCAAATTAATTCTGGCGTATAATACTAAATTTCACAAAAAGCACAATTTATTTCATCGGAATAAGCCAATTATTCCTGTTTTTTCTTTATGTCCTGAAGGAGTTCTAAAGTTGCCTGAACAGAAGGATTTTCCGTATTGTCGAGTGTTACTCGGTCTTTATATTTTTCTAGGATAGGAGTCAAAAATTCATCCGCCCAAGAAGGACCAAGTACCAAAACTTCATCAAAATCTATTCTGATACGTGTATCGAGATTTATATTCCTCAAAATTGGCTGAAAAGCTGCAAAAGCTTCTTTTCCTGCGGGTCTTGAAGTAAGAGTAGTCCCAAATTTTTTTAATTGTATGATCAGCATATTTATGAAGTATGAAATTGTATCAGCGCTATACATCCATGAACTCCGGGGATTTTTTCTGAAATGGAGAGTTCTTGATCTCCCTGCTGGAGAAAGACCTGAGCATCCCCTGTTTCGAGTATGAGTGAAAGAGCCTGAGCGCTAACAACTTTCCGCACATATTTGAGTCCGATTCCTCTTGATTCAGGCGCACGTCCTGAGATTATCTCCGTAAAAGCTACTTGAAGTGCTTCAGTATGAGTTTGAAGCTCAGGTTTTACTCTTTGCAGTGTTTTTAATATGCCCTGTCCTCTATCGGCGAGAACAATATATCCCTTTTTGAGATTATAACCAAAAAAAATACCCGGAAGATCTCTCCAGTTTCCCAAATTATGATCGAAAGAATTATTTCCTATTTCTCCCGCAATAGCGACAATGAGGGAAAAAGGAGAAGAAAGATTTTCAGTTTTAATAAGCGCATTTTGCATGTGAACAAGTCTGCTTTGAAAAATATCACTTGTGGGACAGTATAACGAAGATTCTGGCTCTACACCTTTTTTTCTCTGAACCCATTTTTCAGCAAGAGGGAATAAGTCTTTTCCAAATAGGTCGATATCCTGTTCAAAATAATACCGATGACTTTTTTCTGAAACTCGAAATGAAGGAAAAATTCCGTTCTTGTCCCATCTGCGGAGTGTCTTGATAGATACTCCAAGCCTCCTTGAGGCTTCGCTAATAGTGATAACTTTTTTCATAATTTAAGCTTCGTAAAAACTTGTCTATAATCTGCCCAAATTTTATTAAATCTACCCAAAAAAGTAAATGAAATTTAGAAACCTTTTCAAATAAATCAACAAATATTAGAAGAATGAAATTCCACTTCTAATTATACGAATAATACATCTGGTAGCGCCAAGGGGAATCGAACCCCTGTTACCAGGATGAAAACCTAGCGTCCTAACCACTAGACGATGGCGCCATGCGAGAGAAAAGTTAATAGGAAAAGAGCTGATTATGCAAGAAGGATTTGAAAGAATAAAGAGAATGGTCTTTGCCCCTCGACAAGCTCGGGGCATTCGACTCGTATATTTTTCTGAAAGAAAAACTGGCCGAAGGCCATGAGCGAGTCCGCTTTAGCGGACGAGTCGAATGGTGGGTGAGGCGGGGATTGAACCCGCGGCCAACTCCGCTAAAGCGGAGCTGCTCTACCATGATATAAGTGTATCCATCTTTCAATATGCCCCCCTTTCTTGGTATTCCTTTCAAGAGTTCTGGCTTCCTCGAGAGTTTTTATTTCTTGAACATATTAGGATATATACAAATGGCATGTAAATGAACAAAATTTTGGTGGGTGAGGCGGGGATTGAACCCGCGGCCAATAGCTTAAAAGGCTACTGCTCTACCACTGAGCTACTCACCCACAAAAAAGCCATGAGAGTGTATACGAATTCTGAGTCCATCGCAATTTTTTTTGAGCTATTCCTCCCCTCTTGCAAAAAGACTTGAAAAAGTAAAAACAACTGCTGGGAGCGCGAACCATAAACTATAGTTCTCGACCATAGTTCTCACAAGAGACGATTGCTCGGCTATGGAAACAATGGGGCTTTCTGCAAGTACTGCTGATGCTCCCAAAATACTCACTCCTGATATGTATACGAGAATAGTGCTGATCGTAAGAGCGGCACTCATGATTCCATATGCTCCCGTGAGAAAGAGAGAAATAAATTTTGACTGATCTTGATGCAATTCAATGTGAAATGCTCCGCGAGTAGTTAAGAGAACGGTAAGAAAGACGAAAATCGAAATTTTGAGGAGAATAAATCCAGTGCTATCCGTTTGGACCACAAGAACCTTAAGAACTGGATCTGCGCCAAAAAAGTACGTTTGGAGAAGATTCCCAGCTCCATCTGCCGCAAGTATGGCCATGTAAGAACTGAGTATTACCTTCATGGTCTGGCTTTTTCCAATTACAAAACTGTACGCGACAATGATGAGGAAAAAGACACCAATAAAGAGATTCCAGGAGAGAGTGACGTCCATGTGAGCAGAGGAAAAGAACCTTTTCTTTTTCTGGGCGAAATTGTATCACTCATGTCGAGAAGAGAACAACAGGTTTTCTGCGAAGCATTTTTCTGCGAAACATATGCGCAATTTTTTATAAATGTGAGAATCACAGTACCTTCAGTCTCTCCGTTGCTTCTTCTATTTCTTCCATGGTGGGCATCAGGGCAAAACGGACATATCCATTCCCTGGATTAACGCCACCAGTGCATTCATCAGAAATCAGGCTTCCGGGAGTAACCACAATCGCAATATTTGGATCGAGGAGTTTTTCTGCAAATTCCACATCGCTCATCCCGCTCGGAACTTTTTGCCAAATGTAAAATGTTGCATCAGGTTCAGCAACATCAAGTCTCATATTTCGAAGTGCTTTCGTGAGGATATTTCGTTTTTTGAAATACATTTTTCTCATACTCTCAACATGATCATCATCTTTCAGCGCGAGAATTCCGGCTTCCTGCATAATTGATGGCGTTCCAGAATCAATGTGAGTTTTCAGGTTTTTATAGATGCTGATAATACGTGCATCGCCACACATAAATCCGACACGATAACCGGTCATATTATTTCTTTTGCTGAGTGAATAAAACGCCACGATTCCCTCACGCGCCACTTCTAAAATCGAAATTGGTTTTTTTTCAAAATAAATGTCGATATAGCATCCTTCATCTGCCGCAATGATGATGTCGTGTTTTTTTGCCCAAGCAATAAGTGCTTGATAATAAGTTCTCTCGGCAATAGCGCCCGTGGGAGAATTCGGATAATTGATCCAAATGATTTTCGCTTTCTGACAGATTTCTTCTGGGATCGATTCATAATTGATAAGAAATTTATTGTGTGCGAGCAGCGGAACAAAATACGGCTCTCCTCCAGCAAGAATTGTCCCCGTTTTGTATGGAGGATATCCAGGGGAAGGGCAAATCACGATATCACCGGGATTCAAAAATGCGAGTGGGAAATTAAAAACTGACTCTTTGGAACCAATACTGGAGCAAATTTCTGTTTCTGGATCGAGCTCGACTTGAAAACGCCTCTTCATATATTCCACTGCTGCTTCACGAAAATTTTGATTTCCGGTATAAAATGGATATCCAGTTCGAGCATGTTTTTCTCCAAACTTTTGAAGATTTTGAATCACAAAGTCGGGAGTTGGTTCTGTCGGGTCTCCAACTCCAAAATCTATCGGAGACTTCGCTGTGCCTTTTTGTGCAGCTTTTTTCAGTGCAGCAACTTTTTTATTGATCTCCGCGAAAGCGTAGGGCTTAATATTTTGCAGACGATCAGAACGAGCTAGAAGCATAAGAAGATTTTAGATTTTAAATTTTGGATTTTAGATTCATGGAAAATAAGAATCTAAAATTTCGAATCATTCGAAGTTCAAAGTCGCAAATAAATCTTCAATTGTTTCCGATCTCCTAATCTGGCGAAATTTTCCGTCAGTTTGGAGAAGATATTCAGCATGTTTCATCCGACCATTATAATTGTGTCCCATAGCATAAGCGTGTGCTCCACAATTATGAATTACGACAACATCTCCAATATTTGAAATTGGAAGAATACGATCTTGAGCGAATTGATCATTATTTTCACAAATTCTTCCGACCACGGAAACTTTTTCTTCCGAAGACGTAGAATTCAAGACAGAAATATGATGATATGCTCCATAAATCGATGGTCTTGGCATATCGTTGCTACTCGCATCAATTCCCACAAAGGTCTTGTAACTTTCCTTGCGAAGAAGTATTCGAGAAATGAGCCACCCCGCATCAGCGGTAATGTACCTCCCCGGTTCTGCCATAAGCCGTGGCTGTTTCAGCGAATATTTTTCACAAGAATCCGTAATAACCTTGTGAATTTCTTTTGCGATTGCATTCATATCAAGACTTTTTTCCTCAGGCGCATAAGGAACTCCAAATCCTCCGCCAATATTCATAAATTCTATTTCGATCCCAGTTTGTGAATGTATTTCTGCCACGACTTCAAACAATTTTTGTACGACTTTTGGAAAATGTGAGGCATCAAGAATATTACTTCCCGTCATCATATGAATTCCGAATTTCTGAATTCCTAATTTTTTGGCTGCAGAATAAGCCTCTGCCGCTTTTTCAAATGGCATTCCAAATTTTGCATCTGGACCAGCCACTACAAGACTTTTCATTCCCCCATTTCCAATTCCTGGATTTATTCGAAATGAAAGCGTTTCTGGAACGCCGATTTTTTCAAGAAATGGAATCATGCTGATATCATCGAGATTGAGCACAAGTCCCTGTTTTTTCGCATATTCCAATTCTTCAGGAGGAGTATAATTTCCGGTGTACATTCCGTGAGCATTCAGTTTTTTAGCGAGAAACACTTCCGATGGACTTGAAGTATCAAGATAAAATCCTTCTTCGAGAATAATTTTGAGAATTTCAGGATTTGGATTCGCTTTTACCGCATAAAAAGGCTGAAAATCTGGGAAATATTCACGAAATGCTTCTCTGTACCTTCGACAATTTTCCCGGATTTTCGCTTCTGAATAGAGAAAAAATGGTGTTTTAAACTGCTCAGCAGCGGTCAGAATTTCATTTTTTGGAAGGCGAAGAACATGAGGGTTCATATGATCAAATGAGGGAATAAGAATGCATCATTGTATCAAGAATTTTTTGAGATTCTTCACTTGGTTCACACATCGGCAGTCGGTATTGTAATTCACAAAGCCCTATTTTTGATACTACATATTTCACGGGAATCGGATTTGTCTCAAGAAAGAGTTTTCCGAACATATCTCGCAAATACGTATCGATTTTTTCCGCTTCTTCGAAGTTTCCCGAAAGAGCACAGTTCACCATTTCTGAAATTTCTTTTGGAACAATGTTACTCGCAACAGAAATAACACCATCGCCGCCCATTTTCATGACTTCAAGAGTGAGTCCATCATCACCAGAAAGAACGGTAAAATCGTCCGGACGGTTTTTAATCACTTCGCGAATTTGGTCGAGATCTCCGCTCGCTTCTTTTACTCCTTGGATCATTTCGTGCTCAGCAATCACCATCAGTGTTTCGGTCGACATATTCACTCCAGTTCTTCCTTTGATATTGTAGACAATAATGGGAAGTCCAACATTTGCGACTTCCAAAAAATGTCTTCGGAGTCCTTCTTGAGTCGGTTTATTATAATATGGACACACGACGAGACAGCAATCCGCTCCGGCTTTTTTGGCAAATTCTGTGTGGAGAATGGCTTCGTGAGTTGAGTTGCTCCCAGTTCCCGCCATTACCAGGACTTTTCCATGGGCTTCTTCCTCACAGATTTCGAAGACATTTGGATCTTCATGAATGCCATTCGTGGTAGGAGATTCTCCAGTGGTACCAAGCGGAACAATTCCAGTGACACCATTTGCAATTTGTCTTTTTACGAGCTTTCGAAGAGCTTCTTCATCAATACTTCCGTTCTTTTGGAAAGGAGTGATAAGAGCAGTCCATGTGCCGGCGTATGTTCGTGTGTTCATGGGAAGAGATAAAAAAATTTTAAATTTTGAATTCTGAATTTTGAATTACATTTGAAATTATAAAGAGTTCACGGGTGAAATAAGGCTGGAGTGAAGGAGAAAAATCCTCTCTAAAAAATTTAAAATTTATAATTTAAAATTCAAAATTTCTCTGAGGTAGTCCTCCATCTCAAAATATCCCTTCTTTCCCTGAAGCCATTCAGCAGCTTTCACGGCGCCGAGTGCATATCCATCACGGTTTCGCGCTTCATGAGTAATGAGAATTTTATCCGCGGCAGAATCGAATCCAATTGTGTGTGCAAAATTCACCACTCCTCCACGAACAGAAGAGAAATGAATTTCGTCATCTTCACGGCGACGATCGAGTTTTTCCTCCACAATAGATTTTTTTCTGGGAATATTTTCCAAGAGAATTTTTTCCAAAGTTTTTGTTGTTCCAGAAGGCGAATCCGATTTATTACAATGATGAATTTCATGTCCCCAAATATCATACTCATCAAAAGCACCTATTAGTTTTGCAGTCTCAGCAATGATGCGAAAATAGAGATGTATTCCAAGAGAAAAGTTCGAAGACCAGAGAAATCCTATTTTTCCAGATTCAATTTGTTTTCGAATTTCTGGAAGTTTTTCATACCACCCCGTGGTTCCTACAAGAAGGCTTACTTCTGACTTAAGGCAGATTTTAATATTTTTCTGAACTGCAAAACCGTGAGAAAAATCGAGTACGAGGTTAATTCCCAAAAGTGCTTCGGGGATAATTTCCCGAAAATTTGCTTCCGGCGCATTTGGATCTATAATCGCTGAAACAATGTGTCCTCTCTCAAGAGCAATCCGATGAATCGATTTTCCCATTGAGCCGTAACCAAGAAGTGCAATGTTCATAGAAAAATAAAAAATCAAAAAAAAGAAAAATTTAAGTTTTTTATTTCAAAAATAATTCTGCAATTTTTACCGCATTGAGAGCGGCTCCTCTGAGAAGCTGATCTCCAGAAATAAAAAATTCGAGTCCATGATCGCCAAATATGAGATTTTGCCGAATTCGTCCAACTTCCACATCATGTTTTCCGGAAGCATGAATTGGCATCGGATAGATATTCTGTTTCGGATCGTCACGAAGAACGACTCCAGGAGTTTTCTCAAGAATTTTCCGAGCGGAATTGGGATCAATTTGATGTTCAGTTTCAATGACGATGGATTCACTGTGAGCGCGAAGAGTAGGAATACGAACTGCAGTACAGGAAATTTTCAAGGATTCATCTCCAAAAATTTTGCAAAGTTCCCATGCAACTTTCATTTCTTCTTTCGTGTAGCCATTTTCCTGAAAACTATCAATGTGAGGAATGATATTAAATGCAATTTGATGTGAAAAATATCTACCCTGAACAGGATTTTCTTGAATTTTTTCAAAATCACCTTTGCAATGATCGAGCACGGTCTTTGTTTGATCAATAAGTTCCTGCATTCCTTTTGCTCCAGCTCCAGACGTTGCTTGATATGTACTCATAAGAATTTTTTTGAGTCCAAATTTTTGATGAAGTGGCCAAAGGACCATTGCGGCAATTGCAGTCGTACAATTCGGATTGCTGATGACTCCAGAGTGATGTTTTGCGAATTTTGAGTTAATTTCGGGAATTACGAGTGGAACATCATTTTCGTATCGAAATGCAGAAGAGTTGTCGATCATGAGGCAATTCTTTTGAATGACTTTTTCTCTCCACATTTTACTCACGTCGTTTCCAGCGGAAAAAAGAGCGATATCGCTCTCCTCGAAAATTTCTTCTGAAAGTGTCTCGAGTGGCAATCCTCCAAATGGAGTTTCTATCATTTTCCCCACAGATTTTTCCGAAGCTATGAGTCGGAGTTTCCCCACCGGAAAATGAAGTTGGTGAAGGCAGGAAATCATTTCATGTCCAACTGCTCCCGTGGCGCCAACAATAACTATATTTTTTGAATTCATGATTTTGTAAAAAATGCAGAAAAAACTTTTTTTGCAACTTCGGACGCTTCAGATTCATTCACGAGAAATGTTACGTTTCTCTGAGATGCTCCTTGAGAGACCATGCGAATAACGTGGTCCGAAACGACAGAAAATAGGCGCGATAAAATTCCCTTCCCAGTGCCAATGCCATTTCCCACAAGACAAACAATCGCCATATTTGGAAGAATATCCACGCTCGAAAATTTTGCCAGATCTTTCAGAATGTCATCTGGGAGAGAACTGTCTACAGTTAAAGACACGCTTACTTCAGAAGTCGCAACTACGTCGACAATTACTTCATATTCTGCGAATACCTCAAATATTTTGGCTAAAAATCCATGGGCATTGAGCATTCCCGCAGAACAAATCGTAATAATAGAAATTCCTTTTTTGTACGTAACTGATTTTATGGAATCAATTTTTTTGTGAGTAATGATTGTTCCCGCTGCTTCTGGATGAAATGTATTCAAAATTCGAACAGGAATATTTTTTTGAATTGCAGGAATAATAGTTTTTGGATGAAGCACTTTTGCTCCGAAATATGCAAGTTCTCCCGCTTCTTCAAAAGAAAGACTTTGAAGCGGATGGGCTTTTGGGATATTTCTCGGATCTGCATTAAAAATTCCATCCACATCTGTCCAAATCTGGAGCTCATCTGCGTTCATTGCTGCGGCGAGAATTGCACCAGAGTAGTCACTTCCGCCACGTCCGAGAGTGCTCCGTTGCCCACTTCGTGATTGTCCAAGAAAACCAGTGACCACAGGAAGTATCTCCTCAGAAAGTATCGGGTTTATAACAGCTTCAATTGTGGAATTCGTTTTCAAAAAATCTACATTCGCTTCGCCAAAATTGTCATCAGTAAAAATAATGTCAAAACTGTCTATAGGTTTCGACAAAATTCCGCGTTTTTCGAGGAGAGCCGAAAGAATGATACTGCTCATTCTCTCCCCAAAGGACAATAATTTATCTTTAGAACTCAGAGACAATTCTCCAAGCATGTGAATTCCCTGAAGGAGTTTTTGCATTTCCGT is a genomic window containing:
- the lysC gene encoding lysine-sensitive aspartokinase 3, giving the protein MMNRIVAKFGGTSMGTAKSISAVADILQKIHAEKIAVVSASSGTTDVLIELGNAALQHGTFLEKFREIRDRHEKIVGDLGVSVNFEAMFTEMQKLLQGIHMLGELSLSSKDKLLSFGERMSSIILSALLEKRGILSKPIDSFDIIFTDDNFGEANVDFLKTNSTIEAVINPILSEEILPVVTGFLGQSRSGQRSTLGRGGSDYSGAILAAAMNADELQIWTDVDGIFNADPRNIPKAHPLQSLSFEEAGELAYFGAKVLHPKTIIPAIQKNIPVRILNTFHPEAAGTIITHKKIDSIKSVTYKKGISIITICSAGMLNAHGFLAKIFEVFAEYEVIVDVVATSEVSVSLTVDSSLPDDILKDLAKFSSVDILPNMAIVCLVGNGIGTGKGILSRLFSVVSDHVIRMVSQGASQRNVTFLVNESEASEVAKKVFSAFFTKS